Proteins from a genomic interval of Clostridium scatologenes:
- a CDS encoding tetratricopeptide repeat-containing glycosyltransferase family 2 protein, which produces MNSTLSVCMIVKNEAKNIGRCLGSISHVADEIIVVDTGSIDNTKEIAKQYGAKIYDFKWIDDFSKARNYSLSKASGNWILVLDGDDEFEKEDTNKLLNIINNSTEGDIFVFNTICYVGDTPGIEKIMNVNVRLFKNSPDIKYQGRIHEGVIPGNKNIITKFVDIRVYHYGYLNSCVQEQNKRERNMRILKKELKDNPNNPYWLFCIGNEYFALNQLEKSLECFLASYEKGNIKDIYMPKVLIRIIMIYDIFDQLDEALKYIDKALNHYPRYTDVEFIRAGIYKKLGHVTKAIRSFEQCSKLGEPPSTLSFIIGVGSYKAYYELGNIFYELNDYEEALKFYNQSLLVKSDFHPAIIKIGAVFTKIYTDPEDIKKNIEKFFNLNDPLNYSNLEEILFSAQQYQLSLYYANSAIANNVRVPYMTFKKAMCMYNLKMYEDAIKEFKKINSNNPNYLDSQVTLFMCYLSLNKFEDTEKVLSIIEKIDDHKNIYKTFLCLNNIFQSKDKEILSEDEQKSNEYLPIIINVLDAFLNTNEFDKFEKSLELLNCIESSSALLELAKLYSKHGLVQIAVSEIKRSINIFNKLDKECAHILYKSFH; this is translated from the coding sequence TTGAATTCTACTCTCAGCGTGTGCATGATAGTAAAAAATGAAGCTAAAAACATTGGAAGATGTCTTGGAAGTATATCTCATGTAGCAGACGAAATTATAGTCGTAGATACAGGTTCTATTGATAATACTAAAGAAATTGCAAAACAATATGGAGCTAAAATATATGATTTCAAATGGATAGATGATTTTAGCAAAGCCAGAAACTATTCTCTATCTAAGGCTTCAGGTAATTGGATACTAGTCCTAGATGGTGACGATGAATTTGAAAAAGAAGATACAAATAAACTGTTAAATATAATAAATAATTCAACTGAAGGAGATATATTTGTTTTCAATACTATATGTTATGTAGGAGATACACCCGGTATTGAAAAGATAATGAATGTTAATGTTAGGCTATTTAAAAATAGCCCAGATATCAAATATCAAGGCAGAATACATGAAGGAGTTATTCCCGGAAATAAAAATATTATAACAAAGTTTGTTGATATACGAGTATATCATTATGGATATCTAAATTCATGTGTTCAGGAACAAAATAAACGTGAAAGAAATATGAGAATATTAAAAAAAGAATTAAAAGATAATCCTAATAATCCATATTGGTTATTTTGTATCGGAAATGAGTACTTTGCCCTAAATCAGCTAGAAAAATCACTTGAATGCTTTCTTGCATCTTATGAAAAAGGTAATATAAAAGATATATATATGCCTAAAGTTTTAATAAGAATTATAATGATCTATGATATTTTTGATCAATTAGATGAAGCATTAAAGTATATAGATAAAGCCTTAAATCATTATCCTAGATACACTGATGTTGAATTCATAAGAGCTGGTATATATAAAAAATTAGGTCATGTTACAAAAGCAATAAGAAGCTTTGAACAATGCTCAAAATTAGGAGAACCTCCTTCTACACTCAGTTTTATCATAGGAGTAGGAAGCTATAAAGCATATTATGAATTAGGAAATATTTTCTATGAATTAAATGATTATGAAGAAGCTCTAAAGTTTTATAATCAAAGCCTTTTAGTGAAAAGTGATTTTCATCCTGCTATTATTAAAATAGGAGCAGTTTTCACTAAAATTTATACTGATCCTGAAGATATTAAAAAGAATATAGAAAAATTCTTTAATCTAAATGATCCTTTAAACTATTCTAATTTAGAAGAGATATTATTTTCCGCACAACAATACCAACTTTCCTTATATTATGCTAATTCCGCAATAGCTAACAACGTTAGGGTTCCATATATGACTTTCAAGAAAGCTATGTGTATGTATAATCTAAAAATGTACGAAGATGCAATAAAAGAATTTAAAAAAATAAATTCCAATAATCCAAATTATTTAGATAGTCAAGTTACACTTTTTATGTGTTATTTATCTTTAAATAAATTTGAGGATACAGAAAAAGTTTTATCCATTATAGAAAAAATTGACGACCATAAAAATATTTATAAAACATTTCTATGTTTAAATAATATTTTTCAATCAAAAGATAAAGAAATTCTAAGCGAGGATGAGCAAAAATCTAATGAATATTTACCTATTATTATTAATGTACTTGATGCTTTTCTTAATACTAATGAATTTGACAAATTTGAAAAATCTCTAGAATTATTGAATTGTATAGAAAGTAGTAGTGCTTTACTTGAACTAGCAAAGTTATACTCAAAACATGGATTAGTACAAATTGCTGTAAGTGAAATAAAAAGATCTATTAATATTTTTAACAAATTAGACAAAGAATGTGCACATATTCTCTATAAAAGCTTTCATTAA
- a CDS encoding C1q-like domain-containing protein, translated as MNNIGIQVQKTTDGSLSPNSPVIFDNILINLSSNITYNTSTGEFTILQPGKYYFTWWVATQSVVGANQANFVIKPSNGAAIIGNSPLKTGEIYGDALIEVITAPVIVTLNNSNLGVVSYASAASIKANLTVLDVSGIPGPTGPTGPAGGPTGPTGATGPAGGPAGPTGPIGPTGSTGAIGPTGPAGAKGSQGAQGLQGIQGTTGPTGPQGPQGIAGNQGIQGPQGTQGVTGPQGIQGATGPAGGPPGATGVTGPTGSTGIQGVTGSTGATGIQGVTGSTGSTGATGIQGITGPTGATGIQGITGSTGATGIQGVTGSTGSTGATGIQGVTGSTGATGIQGITGSTGATGIQGITGSTGATGIQGITGSTGATGIQGVTGPTGATGIQGVTGPTGSTGIQGVTGATGATGIQGVTGSTGATGIQGITGSTGATGIQGVTGPTGATGIQGVTGSTGATGIQGITGSTGATGIQGVTGPTGATGIQGVTGSTGATGIQGVTGATGPSDGSTGATGLQGVTGPTGSQGITGPTGPEGVTGPTGITGIQGLTGPTGPQGITGATGVTGIQGVTGPTGPSDGPTGATGLQGVTGPTGSQGITGPTGLQGVTGPTGIAGIQGLTGSTGPQGITGATGIQGVTGPTGPSDGPTGATGLQGVTGPTGSQGITGATGATGPTGIQGITGSTGPQGITGATGSQGITGFTGATGVTGIQGVTGPTGLQGITGPTGPQGATGFTGATGVTGIQGVTGPTGLQGVTGPTGSGTSLPSLAQQPSTNVINPNPFFTPEVVLQISVNTTVGTKVKLDSMVETKITTTTATPYQYTILYELIRDISTDNQTTLVSTTLEKQEDNVSTPPTARTLGEIPNLTWIDTTIFTSHTYSIRVTVTGSNIANTGVNYLTRALNAIIFT; from the coding sequence TTGAATAATATAGGAATTCAAGTGCAAAAAACAACAGATGGTAGTTTATCACCCAATAGCCCAGTTATATTTGATAATATTTTAATTAATCTTAGCAGTAATATAACTTATAATACATCTACAGGTGAATTTACAATCCTGCAACCTGGTAAGTATTATTTTACCTGGTGGGTTGCCACTCAAAGTGTAGTAGGGGCAAATCAGGCTAATTTCGTCATCAAACCTTCAAATGGAGCTGCCATAATTGGTAATTCACCTTTGAAGACAGGGGAAATATATGGAGATGCACTGATAGAAGTAATAACTGCTCCTGTAATAGTAACATTAAATAATTCTAATTTAGGAGTAGTATCTTATGCTTCTGCTGCATCTATAAAAGCAAATCTAACTGTTCTAGATGTAAGTGGGATTCCTGGTCCAACAGGTCCAACAGGTCCTGCAGGAGGGCCAACTGGGCCAACTGGAGCAACTGGTCCAGCGGGCGGTCCTGCAGGTCCTACTGGTCCCATAGGTCCTACTGGTTCAACAGGTGCCATAGGCCCTACAGGTCCTGCAGGTGCTAAAGGTTCGCAGGGGGCCCAAGGATTGCAAGGTATTCAAGGGACAACAGGTCCAACAGGACCCCAAGGGCCTCAAGGCATAGCTGGAAATCAAGGTATACAAGGGCCTCAAGGTACTCAAGGTGTTACTGGTCCTCAAGGTATTCAAGGAGCTACTGGTCCAGCAGGAGGTCCTCCTGGAGCTACTGGCGTTACTGGTCCTACTGGTTCTACCGGCATTCAAGGCGTTACTGGTTCCACTGGCGCTACTGGTATTCAGGGTGTCACTGGTTCCACTGGTTCCACTGGTGCCACCGGTATTCAAGGTATCACTGGTCCTACTGGCGCTACTGGTATTCAAGGCATTACTGGTTCTACTGGTGCCACCGGTATTCAAGGTGTCACTGGTTCTACTGGTTCTACTGGCGCTACTGGTATTCAAGGTGTCACTGGTTCTACTGGCGCTACTGGTATTCAAGGCATTACTGGTTCCACTGGTGCTACCGGCATTCAAGGCATTACTGGTTCCACTGGTGCTACCGGCATTCAAGGCATTACTGGTTCTACTGGTGCCACCGGTATTCAAGGTGTCACTGGTCCTACTGGAGCTACCGGTATTCAAGGTGTCACTGGCCCTACTGGTTCTACCGGCATTCAAGGCGTTACTGGTGCTACTGGCGCTACTGGTATTCAAGGTGTCACTGGTTCTACTGGCGCTACCGGCATTCAAGGCATTACTGGTTCTACTGGTGCCACCGGTATTCAAGGTGTCACTGGTCCTACTGGCGCTACTGGTATTCAAGGCGTTACTGGTTCCACTGGTGCTACTGGCATTCAAGGCATTACTGGTTCTACTGGCGCTACTGGCATTCAAGGTGTCACTGGTCCTACTGGAGCTACCGGTATTCAAGGTGTCACTGGTTCTACTGGGGCTACCGGTATTCAAGGCGTTACTGGTGCTACTGGTCCTTCAGATGGTTCTACTGGTGCCACTGGTCTTCAGGGTGTCACTGGCCCCACTGGCTCTCAAGGTATAACTGGGCCTACTGGGCCTGAAGGTGTAACTGGCCCTACTGGAATTACTGGCATTCAGGGTCTAACGGGTCCTACTGGTCCTCAAGGCATTACTGGTGCTACTGGAGTCACTGGTATTCAAGGCGTGACTGGCCCTACCGGTCCTTCAGATGGTCCTACTGGTGCCACCGGTCTTCAGGGTGTCACTGGCCCTACTGGCTCTCAAGGTATAACTGGTCCTACTGGGCTTCAAGGTGTAACTGGCCCTACTGGAATTGCTGGCATTCAGGGTCTGACAGGTTCTACTGGTCCTCAAGGCATAACTGGTGCTACTGGTATTCAAGGTGTGACTGGTCCTACTGGTCCTTCAGATGGTCCTACTGGTGCCACTGGTCTTCAGGGTGTCACTGGCCCTACTGGCTCTCAAGGTATAACTGGTGCTACTGGTGCCACTGGTCCTACTGGTATTCAAGGTATAACTGGCTCTACTGGACCTCAAGGTATAACTGGTGCTACCGGCTCTCAAGGCATTACTGGTTTTACTGGCGCTACTGGAGTCACTGGTATTCAAGGTGTAACTGGCCCTACTGGACTTCAAGGTATAACTGGTCCTACTGGCCCTCAAGGTGCTACTGGTTTTACTGGTGCCACTGGAGTCACTGGTATTCAAGGTGTAACTGGTCCTACTGGGCTTCAAGGTGTAACTGGCCCTACCGGTTCTGGAACTTCCTTACCTTCACTAGCACAACAACCTTCTACGAATGTAATAAATCCAAATCCTTTTTTTACCCCTGAAGTTGTACTTCAGATTTCAGTGAATACTACTGTTGGCACAAAAGTGAAATTAGACTCTATGGTAGAAACTAAAATAACAACAACAACTGCTACCCCTTATCAATATACAATCCTTTACGAGTTAATTAGAGATATTAGTACTGATAATCAAACTACTCTTGTTTCGACAACACTTGAAAAACAAGAAGATAATGTCAGCACACCGCCAACAGCACGAACATTAGGTGAAATCCCTAACTTGACTTGGATTGATACTACTATTTTTACTAGTCATACCTATAGCATTAGAGTTACAGTTACTGGTAGCAACATCGCAAATACAGGTGTTAATTACCTTACTAGAGCATTAAATGCAATTATATTCACATAA
- a CDS encoding DNRLRE domain-containing protein — protein sequence MPNTIFYSNYSVTLDEANPSIVWAGSPYLISGLYANTNPPNLYRSLLHFDISSLSSDFQIQSCILNIYVTTVASSTVQDLFTPYLVTSTWNQLTTWSTQPLINYSIKGTSTPISNVGPISFDVTPIVKYWINSGTNNGLIINSTESIPLSTKTFFSSNYTSNLSQRPFLNIQYIDSYPVTVFRRRFETTSNNLATSTTPQASSPIDVSQIFDYTIFIQNTGTNLINLTLQISPDGINFATEAQNSISTGELIPIVSRYLTNYIRFVYNSVGGVGSFKYWIIKQS from the coding sequence ATGCCAAATACAATTTTTTATTCAAATTATAGTGTAACATTAGATGAAGCAAATCCTTCTATAGTATGGGCTGGGAGCCCCTATTTAATTTCAGGCTTATATGCTAATACTAACCCACCTAATTTATATAGAAGTCTGCTTCATTTTGATATAAGTTCTCTTTCATCAGATTTTCAAATACAAAGTTGTATTTTAAATATATATGTTACCACTGTAGCATCTTCTACCGTACAGGATTTATTTACCCCATACCTTGTAACTTCTACTTGGAATCAACTTACTACTTGGTCAACACAACCTTTAATAAATTATTCAATAAAAGGTACTTCTACACCAATAAGCAATGTAGGTCCTATAAGTTTTGATGTAACACCTATAGTTAAATACTGGATTAACTCTGGAACAAATAATGGATTGATAATAAATTCCACAGAATCTATACCACTTAGTACAAAAACTTTCTTTAGTAGTAATTATACAAGTAATTTATCGCAGAGACCATTTTTAAATATACAATATATAGATTCATATCCAGTAACAGTATTTAGAAGAAGATTCGAAACTACTAGCAATAATTTGGCAACTTCTACTACACCACAAGCAAGTTCTCCAATAGATGTATCTCAAATCTTTGATTATACAATCTTCATTCAAAATACTGGTACAAATTTAATAAATTTAACTTTACAAATAAGTCCTGATGGAATTAATTTTGCTACAGAAGCTCAGAATTCTATATCTACAGGTGAATTAATACCAATAGTTTCTAGGTACCTTACCAATTATATAAGATTTGTTTATAATTCCGTTGGAGGTGTTGGCAGTTTCAAATATTGGATAATAAAACAATCATAA
- a CDS encoding ComEC/Rec2 family competence protein: protein MKKPLVYYTISLFMGCLSTLMLFKSSIVGAVIAASFFAICFFTLDKKFLFINVSFFFVGVFSFMIYFYIEIPQNVSIRVAEKKNYYYMANYKGRKLILKGNIAKIKEGEKINAHGKFKKEVDFERGVVGVYTLNSCEYCKKDFIFYLYQVKRNIYVQLKQNLGEDKAAVIMSLCYGDTQYLSKDSKSQFQKLGVIHAISVSGFHIAIIYKVLEKFIGLRLAIVFSLIYVLFTGMQPATIRSFIMILVFKLSKVLFKNYDNISSLSLAALVILLVKPCYITDIGFMLSFLSTLGILIYYKKICRILYKIPQKLNETLSVTLSSQIFSLPYIAFTIKNFSSGFIIGNLFLLPIYSIIVILGNLALLLCGSKILFEFICKVLNFVMIALDGANYLILKICPEVSNLTYLDGTILTLIFISCLLYKHGYSKYKYIPFLLLIPMFFENYDFIPKVYCINFQNSQAVVIKYKRDSTMICNYDESSTKNIIKLKEEMNVNKVINNTEKSRIVKLNNNLYVKNIHYYKNDSINVCIYNGNHKFAILSSNFEKKDRSIFNNYNKVEVLPVYLKNDNKTYSNYSNEEKCILYAIIFNEIYKLN, encoded by the coding sequence ATGAAAAAGCCATTAGTATATTACACTATTTCATTGTTTATGGGATGCCTCTCTACTTTGATGTTATTTAAGAGTAGTATAGTGGGTGCAGTTATCGCTGCATCCTTTTTTGCTATATGTTTTTTTACCTTAGATAAAAAATTTCTCTTTATAAATGTTTCTTTCTTTTTTGTTGGCGTTTTTAGTTTTATGATATATTTTTATATTGAAATACCTCAAAATGTCAGTATAAGAGTAGCCGAAAAAAAGAATTATTATTACATGGCGAACTATAAAGGAAGAAAGCTAATACTAAAAGGGAACATTGCTAAGATTAAAGAAGGGGAAAAAATTAATGCTCATGGTAAGTTCAAAAAAGAAGTAGATTTTGAAAGAGGAGTAGTAGGAGTATATACACTAAATAGTTGTGAATATTGCAAAAAAGATTTTATTTTTTATTTATATCAAGTAAAAAGAAATATTTATGTACAATTAAAACAGAATTTAGGCGAAGATAAGGCCGCTGTAATAATGTCTCTTTGTTATGGAGATACTCAATATCTTTCTAAAGATTCTAAAAGTCAATTTCAAAAATTAGGTGTTATTCATGCAATTAGTGTATCTGGATTTCATATTGCAATAATATATAAAGTACTTGAAAAGTTTATAGGATTGAGGCTAGCAATAGTATTTTCTCTTATATATGTCCTATTTACAGGAATGCAACCAGCCACTATAAGATCATTTATTATGATATTGGTATTTAAATTGTCAAAAGTGTTATTTAAAAACTACGACAACATATCATCTTTGAGTTTGGCAGCTTTAGTTATACTTTTAGTAAAACCATGTTATATAACAGATATAGGGTTTATGTTATCTTTTTTATCTACTTTAGGTATACTTATATATTATAAAAAGATTTGCAGAATCTTATATAAAATACCACAAAAGTTAAATGAAACTTTAAGTGTAACATTGAGCTCTCAAATATTCTCACTTCCTTATATAGCTTTTACAATAAAAAATTTTAGTTCTGGGTTTATAATTGGAAATTTGTTTTTACTACCTATATATTCTATTATAGTTATTTTAGGAAATTTGGCGCTTCTCTTATGTGGATCTAAAATATTATTTGAATTTATATGTAAGGTTTTAAATTTTGTAATGATTGCTTTAGATGGAGCAAATTATCTAATTTTAAAAATATGTCCTGAAGTGAGCAATTTAACATATTTAGATGGTACAATTTTAACTTTAATATTTATAAGTTGTTTACTATACAAACATGGATACAGTAAGTATAAATATATTCCCTTTTTGCTGCTTATACCTATGTTTTTTGAAAACTATGATTTTATTCCAAAAGTGTATTGCATCAACTTTCAAAATTCACAAGCAGTTGTTATAAAGTATAAAAGAGATAGTACAATGATATGTAATTATGATGAAAGTTCTACTAAAAATATTATAAAGTTAAAAGAAGAAATGAACGTAAATAAAGTTATTAATAATACTGAAAAAAGCAGAATAGTGAAATTAAATAACAACCTATATGTGAAGAATATCCATTATTATAAAAATGATTCTATAAATGTATGTATTTATAATGGAAATCATAAATTTGCTATTTTAAGTAGCAATTTTGAAAAGAAAGATAGAAGTATTTTTAACAATTATAACAAAGTGGAAGTTTTACCTGTATATTTGAAAAATGATAATAAAACATATTCCAATTATAGCAATGAGGAAAAGTGTATTTTATATGCTATAATATTTAACGAAATATATAAATTAAATTAA
- the rpsT gene encoding 30S ribosomal protein S20, with product MANIKSAKKRIKVIETKTLRNRMIKSALKTAIKKFEVAITSGNTEEAKTTFVGAVKALDMAASKGVVHKNKAARSKSRLSAKLKNLTA from the coding sequence ATGGCAAATATAAAATCTGCAAAGAAAAGAATAAAAGTTATAGAAACTAAAACTCTTAGAAACAGAATGATCAAATCTGCATTAAAAACTGCTATAAAGAAGTTTGAAGTTGCTATAACTAGCGGAAATACTGAAGAAGCAAAAACTACTTTTGTTGGCGCTGTTAAAGCATTAGATATGGCTGCTTCAAAGGGAGTAGTACATAAGAACAAAGCAGCAAGAAGCAAATCAAGATTATCAGCAAAGTTAAAAAATTTAACTGCTTAA
- the holA gene encoding DNA polymerase III subunit delta: MIDVFTFNENIKKGILNNCYLFCGIDEQLMKDGINSIVNKVLDKNLMDLNYIKFDGSTLESFESVINACETLPFMSDKKVVLVYRASFFQEDKNDSIFNRIYEYISNLPGYCILIFYDVFKSKRDKPGKKIYKLDKRACVVKADKIKGQQLEGKIKSFFEARGKQIGRIELKVFSSLMDENNLNIIENEVEKLCCYTYEKSITKEDIKELFLKSNDDDIFDLVNPISQKKVKEAIEVLNELIYRGEKIPYILNMIERQFNRLFRVKMLLENKKSKQDVMKELNIRSDYACDIIIGQSKKFTLKQLEHALQLCLDCEQKIKSSTVNGKTEIELLVINTITG; the protein is encoded by the coding sequence TTGATTGATGTATTTACCTTTAATGAGAATATTAAAAAGGGTATTTTAAATAATTGTTATTTATTTTGTGGAATAGATGAACAGCTTATGAAAGATGGAATAAATTCTATAGTAAATAAAGTTTTAGATAAAAATCTTATGGATTTAAATTATATTAAATTTGATGGCAGCACATTAGAAAGTTTTGAATCTGTTATCAATGCTTGTGAAACACTACCTTTCATGAGTGATAAAAAAGTTGTATTAGTATATAGAGCCTCTTTTTTTCAAGAAGATAAAAATGATAGTATTTTTAATAGGATTTATGAATATATATCTAATTTACCTGGTTATTGTATACTTATATTTTATGATGTTTTCAAAAGTAAAAGAGATAAGCCAGGGAAAAAAATATATAAATTAGATAAGAGAGCGTGTGTGGTAAAGGCTGACAAAATTAAAGGTCAGCAGCTTGAAGGAAAAATAAAAAGTTTTTTTGAAGCAAGAGGCAAACAAATTGGAAGAATTGAACTTAAAGTTTTTTCTAGTCTTATGGATGAAAACAATTTAAATATTATTGAGAATGAAGTTGAAAAATTATGTTGTTATACCTATGAAAAGTCTATAACAAAAGAAGATATAAAAGAGTTGTTTTTAAAGAGTAATGATGATGATATTTTTGATTTAGTAAACCCTATATCCCAAAAAAAAGTAAAAGAAGCTATAGAAGTGTTAAATGAGCTTATATATAGGGGAGAAAAGATACCATATATATTGAACATGATAGAAAGACAATTTAATCGTTTATTTAGGGTAAAGATGTTACTAGAAAATAAAAAAAGTAAACAGGATGTTATGAAAGAACTTAATATAAGGTCTGATTATGCATGCGATATAATTATAGGACAAAGTAAAAAATTCACCTTAAAACAATTAGAACATGCACTACAACTATGTTTAGACTGTGAGCAGAAAATAAAAAGTTCAACTGTAAATGGAAAAACGGAAATAGAACTGTTAGTAATTAATACTATTACAGGATAA
- a CDS encoding beta strand repeat-containing protein, with product MPNNIVFNNVAENLKTQIYGTTSTGTVTALLVDNSGNIQIGGSITSTVTGTVNISGGSITSTVTGTVNVSGGSITSTVTGTVNVSGGSITSTVTGTVSISDGSITATVTGTVNVSGGSITSTVTGTVNVSGGSITSTVTGTVNVSGGSITSTVTGTVNVSGGSITSTVTGTVSISDGSITATVTGTVNVSGGSITSTVTGTVNVSGGSITSTVTGTVSISDGSITATVTGTVNVSGGSITSTVTGTVNVSGGSITSTVTGTVNVSGGSITATVTGTVNISSGSVSATIAGHGFTSSFATLTANASAATNTLFYFDTSQFGYNNYSFYVKNTGTATVSVRLQVSPTTAESYYINDTTAEVTLTQNQAIVLAAGLFLNYTRLRVLGTSDATVTVEGYFNGQN from the coding sequence ATGCCCAATAATATAGTATTTAATAATGTAGCTGAAAATCTTAAAACTCAAATATATGGAACAACCTCTACCGGTACTGTAACGGCACTACTAGTTGACAATAGTGGAAATATACAAATTGGTGGTAGTATTACCTCTACTGTTACAGGTACTGTTAATATCTCTGGCGGAAGCATTACCTCTACCGTTACTGGTACTGTTAATGTCTCCGGCGGAAGCATAACCTCTACTGTTACGGGTACTGTTAATGTCTCTGGTGGAAGTATAACCTCCACTGTTACAGGTACTGTTAGTATCTCTGATGGTAGTATTACAGCTACTGTTACAGGCACAGTCAATGTTTCAGGCGGAAGCATCACTTCTACTGTTACTGGTACTGTTAATGTCTCCGGCGGAAGCATAACCTCTACTGTTACAGGTACTGTTAATGTCTCTGGTGGAAGTATAACCTCCACTGTTACGGGTACTGTTAATGTCTCTGGTGGAAGCATAACCTCTACCGTTACAGGTACTGTTAGTATCTCTGATGGTAGTATTACAGCTACTGTTACAGGCACAGTTAATGTTTCAGGCGGTAGCATCACCTCTACTGTTACGGGTACTGTTAATGTTTCAGGCGGAAGCATTACCTCTACTGTTACGGGTACTGTTAGTATCTCTGATGGTAGTATTACAGCTACTGTCACAGGTACCGTCAATGTTTCAGGCGGAAGCATCACCTCTACTGTTACAGGTACCGTTAATGTTTCAGGCGGAAGCATCACTTCTACTGTTACTGGTACTGTTAATGTTTCAGGTGGTAGTATTACGGCTACTGTTACAGGTACTGTTAACATTTCCAGCGGTAGTGTTTCTGCTACTATTGCAGGCCATGGGTTTACTTCAAGCTTTGCAACACTCACAGCTAATGCTTCTGCAGCTACAAATACCTTATTCTATTTTGACACTTCACAGTTTGGATACAATAACTATTCCTTCTATGTAAAAAATACTGGAACAGCTACAGTATCTGTTAGATTACAAGTTAGTCCAACAACTGCAGAAAGTTACTATATCAATGATACTACTGCTGAAGTAACTTTAACCCAGAATCAGGCAATTGTGCTTGCTGCTGGATTATTCTTAAACTACACGAGATTACGTGTACTTGGAACTTCAGATGCTACCGTAACTGTTGAAGGATATTTTAATGGTCAAAATTAA